In the genome of Oncorhynchus mykiss isolate Arlee chromosome 18, USDA_OmykA_1.1, whole genome shotgun sequence, one region contains:
- the LOC110495766 gene encoding autophagy-related protein 9A encodes MAAHFDTEYQRLEASYSDSPTGEENLLVHVPDGNKSPWHHIENLDLFFQRVYNLHQKNGFTCMLLGEVFELVQLLFVVGFTVFLANCVDYDILFANKFVNHTDSSKVTLPDAFLPVDVCSASIRDNVAVMFVLMISGVFWLHRLIKFIYNVCCYWEIRSFYTNALKMSMAELPYFTWQEVQARIVEIQKEHQICIHKKELTELDIYHRILRFKNYMVAMVNKSLLPVRFRPPLLGESVFYTRGLKYNFELIFFWGPGSLFESEWSLKPQYKRGGNRLELADKLASRILWIGIANLLLCPVVLVWQILYAFFSYTEVIKREPGSLGARCWSLYGRCYLRHFNELDHELMSRLSKGYKASSRYMNCFLSPLLTVVAKNVAFFAGSLLAVLIALTIYDEDVLAVEHVLSSITLLGVCITVCRSFIPDKHLVYCPEQLLRLILAHIHYMPDHWQGNAHRYETRDQFSQLFQYKAVFILEELTSPLVTPFILIFSLRRKSLEIIDFFRNFTVEVVGVGDTCSFAQMDIRQHGHPAWMSEGKTEASIYQQAEDGKTELSLMHFAITNPQWQPPTETTHFISQLKERVQRETTGDRQTLTSLSGSEPRSLIANFLAGPPSLASLHLGRDGSLTDHGPVGVSDGASALRSLSVSSTRGSCSSTHRSAGHASSASRAMPGSSTDARTASSGSSVWEGQLTSLVLSEYASTEMSIHALYIHELHKQQSGGELSRHTWHRQDSDDSSDSVTEEGGSGGGNPNPRNPIPRSHTFPISTPISTPGPIPSSNSGPNPDRGTTPGQEVTPLQSNSQRRSGGNTDSVGPGGRVVRSVRVPMGGWAEDGRGGRHPDTVPEEGSEDDMPPNTHKVT; translated from the exons ATGGCGGCACACTTTGACACAGAGTACCAGCGCCTAGAGGCTTCATACAGTGACTCTCCAACCGGAGAGGAGAACCTACTGGTGCACGTACCTGACGGAAACAAGT CCCCGTGGCACCACATAGAGAACCTGGACCTGTTCTTCCAGAGG GTCTATAACCTGCACCAGAAGAATGGCTTCACCTGTATGCTGCTGGGAGAGGTCTTTGAGCTGGT CCAGTTGCTGTTTGTGGTAGGATTCACAGTCTTCTTGGCTAACTGTGTGGACTATGACATTCTGTTCGCTAACAAGTTTGTCAACCACACCGACTCCTCCAAAGTCACACTGCCTGACGCCTTCCTGCCTGTGGACGTCTGCAGCGCAAG TATCCGTGACAATGTGGCAGTGATGTTtgtgttgatgatatctggagtGTTCTGGCTGCATCGCCTCATCAAGTTCATCTACAACGTCTGCTGCTACTGGGAGATACGCTCCTTCTACACCAACGCACTCAAGATGAgcatg gCAGAGCTGCCATACTTCACATGGCAGGAGGTTCAGGCCCGGATCGTTGAGATCCAGAAGGAACACCAGATCTGTATCCACAAGAAAGAACTCACAGAACTGGACATATACCACCGTATCCTGCGCTTCAAAAACTAcatg GTTGCCATGGTAAATAAGTCCCTCCTTCCTGTGCGTTTCCGCCCGCCACTGCTCGGGGAGAGTGTGTTTTACACCCGCGGCCTCAAGTACAACTTTGAACTCATCTTCTTCTGGGGgccag GCTCTCTGTTTGAGAGTGAGTGGAGTTTGAAGCCGCAGTATAAGAGAGGTGGTAACAGGTTGGAGCTGGCAGACAAACTGGCATCACGTATACTGTGGATCGGCATCGCCAACCTCTTACTCTGTCCTGTCGTACTGGTCTGGCAAATACTGTATGCCTTCTTCAGCTATACAGAG GTGATAAAGCGTGAGCCAGGTAGTTTGGGAGCGAGGTGTTGGTCTCTGTACGGTCGATGTTACCTTCGTCACTTCAATGAGCTGGACCACGAACTGATGTCACGGCTCAGCAAGGGCTACAAA GCGTCCTCTAGGTATATGAACTGCTTCCTGTCCCCGTTGCTGACAGTGGTGGCTAAGAACGTGGCGTTTTTTGCTGGCTCCCTATTGGCTGTCCTCATTGCGCTGACCATCTACGACGAAGACGTCCTCGCCGTGGAACACGTCCTGTCGTCCATCACCCTGCTGGGAGTGTGTATCACtgtctgcag gtCTTTTATCCCAGACAaacacctggtctactgtccagagcagctgctcAGGTTGATCCTGGCTCACATCCACTACATGCCAGACCACTGGCAGGGCAACGCCCATCGCTACGAGACACGAGACCAGTTCTCACAGCTCTTCCAGTACAAGGCT gtGTTTATCCTAGAGGAGCTGACCAGCCCCCTGGTGACTCCCTTCATCCTGATCTTCAGTCTGAGGAGGAAGTCTCTGGAGATCATTGACTTCTTCAGGAACTTCACCGTGGAGGTGGTAGGGGTGGGAGACACCTGCTCCTTCGCTCAGATGGACATCAGACAGCACGGACACCCTGCa tGGATGTCTGAGGGGAAGACAGAGGCATCTATTTACCAACAGGCGGAGGATGGGAAGACTGAGCTGTCCCTGATGCATTTTGCCATCACCAACCCCCAGTGGCAGCCCCCCACCGAGACCACTCACTTCATCAGCCAGCTGaaggagagagtacagagagagactacaggagacagacagacactcacctCACTGTCCGGGTCAGAG cCAAGGAGTCTGATAGCTAACTTCCTGGCAGGTCCCCCCTCATTGGCCTCTCTTCATCTGGGGCGGGACGGCTCCTTGACCGATCACGGGCCGGTGGGTGTTAGTGACGGGGCATCAGCCTTGCGCTCCCTCTCAGTCAGCAGCACGAGGGGCAGCTGTAGCTCCACCCATAGGTCGGCCGGACACGCCTCTTCTGCAAGCAGAGCCATGCCGGGATCGAG tacTGATGCTCGAACTGCTAGTTCAGGCAGTAGTGTGTGGGAAGGTCAACTGACTAGTCTCGTCCTATCAGAATACGCCTCCACGGAGATGAGCATCCACGCACTCTATATACatgag CTCCATAAGCAGCAGTCTGGAGGGGAGTTGTCCCGGCACACCTGGCACAGGCAGGACAGTGACGACAGTAGTGACAGCGTCACCGAGGAGGGGGGTTCAGGAGGAGGGAACCCTAACCCCCGAAACCCCATCCCCCGCTCACACACCTTCCCTATCTCCACCCCTATCTCCACCCCTGGCCCTATCCCCAGCTCTAACTCGGGCCCTAACCCTGACCGAGGTACCACACCGGGGCAGGAAGTGACACCACTCCAGAGCAACAGCCAGCGTCGCTCCGGGGGAAACACGG ACTCTGTTGGCCCGGGGGGCAGAGTGGTGAGGTCAGTGCGTGTGCCCATGGGGGGTTGGGCAGAGGACGGACGTGGAGGCCGACACCCCGACACTGTACCTGAGGAGGGCTCAGAGGACGACATGCCTCCCAACACTCACAAG gtgacgtaa